From the genome of uncultured Cohaesibacter sp., one region includes:
- a CDS encoding amino acid ABC transporter substrate-binding protein, whose product MKKALISVLMGSAMAMGATAASAATLDDVKGKDAVQCGVSQGLPGFSNPDSAGNWTGLDVDFCRAMAAAIFGDDTKAKFSPLSAKERFTALQSGEIDVLPRNTTWTMTRDTSLGLNFVGVNYYDGQGFMIRKSLGVTSALELSGASVCTNTGTTTELNVTDYFRANNMELELVQFEKADEVVQAYDGGRCDVYTTDASGLYAQRLKLTNADDHIVLPEIISKEPLGPVVRQGDDQWFNIAKWVLFAMVNAEELGVTKANVDEMKESTNPSIRRLLGVEGAFGEGIGLSNDWAYNIIKLVGNYGESFDANVGPETPLGIARGVNALWSKGGLMYAPPIR is encoded by the coding sequence ATGAAAAAAGCTCTTATCTCCGTACTTATGGGTTCTGCAATGGCAATGGGCGCAACCGCCGCTTCCGCTGCTACCCTTGATGACGTAAAAGGCAAAGACGCCGTACAGTGCGGTGTGAGCCAGGGTCTTCCGGGCTTCTCCAACCCTGATTCTGCAGGCAACTGGACCGGCCTCGATGTGGATTTCTGCCGCGCAATGGCAGCAGCCATCTTTGGCGACGACACCAAAGCAAAATTCTCTCCGCTCTCCGCTAAAGAGCGCTTCACTGCACTGCAGTCCGGCGAAATCGACGTTCTGCCGCGTAACACCACCTGGACCATGACCCGCGACACGTCGCTCGGCCTCAACTTCGTTGGCGTCAACTATTATGACGGTCAGGGCTTCATGATTCGCAAGTCTCTCGGTGTTACCTCCGCTCTGGAACTGTCTGGCGCATCTGTCTGCACCAACACCGGCACCACCACTGAGCTGAACGTAACCGACTACTTCCGCGCCAACAACATGGAGCTGGAACTGGTTCAGTTCGAAAAAGCTGACGAAGTGGTTCAGGCCTATGACGGCGGTCGTTGCGACGTTTACACCACGGATGCTTCCGGCCTCTATGCACAGCGCCTGAAACTCACCAACGCCGACGACCATATCGTTCTTCCGGAAATCATTTCCAAAGAACCTCTTGGCCCGGTTGTTCGTCAGGGTGACGACCAGTGGTTCAACATTGCCAAATGGGTACTGTTCGCCATGGTCAACGCAGAAGAACTCGGCGTAACCAAAGCCAACGTTGATGAAATGAAAGAAAGCACCAACCCTTCCATCCGCCGTCTGCTCGGTGTTGAAGGTGCATTTGGTGAAGGCATCGGCCTCAGCAACGACTGGGCCTACAACATCATCAAACTGGTCGGCAACTATGGCGAAAGCTTTGACGCCAACGTCGGTCCGGAAACCCCGCTTGGCATCGCACGTGGCGTAAACGCCCTGTGGTCCAAAGGCGGTCTGATGTACGCCCCTCCGATCCGCTAA
- a CDS encoding lipid-A-disaccharide synthase N-terminal domain-containing protein yields the protein MLDTLWTDLASWLHTVFVQQFDVWLILGFVAQAMFTMRFVVQWIASERAGKSIVPVAFWFFSIGGGALLFIYALKRGDPVFIVGQGAGLFIYLRNVRLIYKEHKANKLMENTPVEKV from the coding sequence ATGCTAGACACCCTCTGGACCGATCTTGCCAGCTGGCTTCACACCGTCTTTGTGCAGCAGTTCGATGTCTGGCTTATTCTCGGCTTTGTCGCGCAGGCCATGTTCACGATGCGCTTCGTCGTACAGTGGATCGCCAGTGAGCGGGCAGGGAAGTCCATTGTCCCCGTCGCCTTCTGGTTCTTCTCCATCGGCGGCGGCGCACTTCTGTTCATCTACGCTCTGAAGCGCGGCGACCCGGTGTTCATCGTCGGGCAGGGCGCCGGACTGTTCATCTATTTGCGAAATGTGCGCCTCATCTACAAGGAGCACAAGGCCAACAAGTTGATGGAAAACACGCCGGTCGAGAAGGTCTGA
- the metC gene encoding cystathionine beta-lyase: protein MSDKHQDKKSFRKDTQFVLSGRSPSDNHGFVNPPVVHGSTVVFEKTDDLYMRKVDHYYGRRTSPTINALTDALTELEGAFGSVLAPSGLAAVSIAMLSAVKTGEHILITDSAYEPARHFADTILVPMGVDVEYYDPLIGGDIAKLFKDNTVAVYTESPGSETFEVQDIPAIVAAAHARDILVVLDNTWGTQLFFDALGHGVDIVLTAGTKYIVGHSDAMLGTVSANEKCWPRLQEVHGAFGYHVGPDDIYLALRGLRTMTLRLRHHQQSALEIARWLEARPEVERVLHPGLESHPGHAIWKRDFTGSCGLFGVVLKDSTVGQARAMIDAMELFGFGFSWGGYESLVTNPEPKMHRSATSWDEPNAMLRLHVGLEDVEDLKADLERGFAAFAAAAR, encoded by the coding sequence ATGAGCGATAAACACCAAGACAAGAAATCTTTCCGTAAAGACACGCAGTTCGTTCTGTCCGGGCGATCTCCATCAGACAATCATGGCTTCGTGAATCCCCCAGTGGTGCATGGATCCACAGTCGTCTTCGAGAAGACCGACGACCTCTATATGCGAAAAGTTGATCACTATTACGGACGACGTACCAGCCCCACCATCAATGCCCTCACGGATGCGCTGACCGAGCTCGAAGGCGCCTTTGGTTCTGTACTGGCTCCGTCCGGCCTTGCTGCGGTTTCCATTGCCATGTTGTCGGCGGTGAAGACAGGCGAACATATTCTGATCACGGATTCGGCCTATGAGCCTGCGCGCCATTTCGCCGACACCATTCTTGTTCCGATGGGCGTGGATGTTGAATATTACGATCCTCTCATCGGCGGCGATATCGCCAAGCTGTTCAAGGACAATACCGTTGCGGTCTATACCGAGTCGCCCGGATCTGAGACGTTCGAGGTTCAGGACATTCCAGCGATTGTCGCTGCTGCTCATGCCCGTGATATTCTCGTTGTCCTCGACAACACATGGGGAACACAGCTGTTCTTTGACGCTTTAGGCCACGGCGTTGATATTGTGCTGACCGCTGGCACGAAATACATCGTTGGCCACTCCGATGCCATGCTCGGCACGGTTTCGGCGAATGAGAAATGTTGGCCGCGCCTTCAGGAAGTACACGGTGCGTTCGGTTATCATGTCGGTCCGGATGACATCTATCTTGCCCTCAGAGGGCTCAGAACCATGACGCTCCGGCTGCGCCATCATCAGCAGAGCGCGCTGGAAATCGCCCGCTGGCTGGAGGCGCGTCCCGAGGTAGAGCGCGTTCTGCATCCCGGCCTTGAGAGCCATCCCGGCCATGCCATCTGGAAGCGTGATTTCACCGGATCCTGTGGTCTCTTCGGTGTGGTGTTGAAAGACAGCACGGTCGGTCAGGCCCGGGCGATGATCGATGCGATGGAGCTGTTCGGGTTTGGCTTCAGTTGGGGCGGCTATGAGAGCCTTGTGACGAACCCGGAACCCAAGATGCACCGGTCAGCGACCAGTTGGGACGAGCCGAACGCGATGCTGCGCCTTCATGTCGGCCTTGAGGATGTTGAGGATCTGAAGGCCGATCTCGAAAGAGGCTTTGCCGCTTTTGCTGCAGCAGCTCGCTGA